The following are encoded in a window of Anopheles stephensi strain Indian chromosome X, UCI_ANSTEP_V1.0, whole genome shotgun sequence genomic DNA:
- the LOC118508548 gene encoding uncharacterized protein LOC118508548, whose amino-acid sequence MENAKPQRAYAQKNTELCLRLANAVERQPIIYTKSSRNYKNRNLQNDAWSCVATEVGTTIVEAKRLWTNMLCSFRSYRSKVRQSMHAGTVFRPRWFAYEAMMFMANATEDNDHADTASNITDMDNVGCSLVPTNAPQRRRRRRNHDGGGSELSEALKQLMEATRENAHSRENTFGRWVAEFLRHFSPEEQDFVTSRIQRSMLDAEDLVLAKRANRE is encoded by the exons ATGGAAAATGCAAAGCCGCAACGTGCGTACGCTCAGAAG AATACGGAGCTCTGCCTGCGTTTGGCAAATGCCGTGGAACGGCAGCCGATAATATACACAAAAAGTTCGCGAAATTACAAAAATCGCAACTTGCAGAACGACGCTTGGTCTTGCGTCGCAACGGAGGTTGGAACCACAATCGTTGAGGCTAAGCGCCTATGGACCAACATGCTATGTAGCTTTCGATCATATCGGTCGAAAGTGCGGCAGAGCATGCATGCTGGAACAG TTTTCCGGCCGAGGTGGTTCGCCTATGAGGCGATGATGTTCATGGCGAATGCCACGGAGGACAACGACCATGCCGATACG GCTAGCAACATTACAGACATGGACAACGTAGGAT GTTCCCTTGTCCCGACCAATGCTCCACAacggcgtcgtcgtcgaagAAATCATGATGGCGGGGGCAGTGAGTTGAGCGAGGCCCTCAAGCAGCTGATGGAGGCCACAAGGGAGAATGCACACTCCCGGGAGAACACGTTTGGCCGCTGGGTCGCTGAATTTCTCCGACATTTTTCACCCGAAGAACAAGATTTTGTTACGTCGAGGATTCAGAGATCCATGCTCGATGCGGAAGATTTAGTTTTGGCCAAACGTGCTAACCGGGAGTAG